GGCCCGGGCCGGGCGCCGGCCGCGCCGCTCGCGCGGCAGCCCGACCCGCAGCGCACCCCGCGGCCCCGACCGTCCCAGCCCGGACCGTCCCGGCCCGACCCGTCCCAGCCCGACCCGCAGCGCACCCCGCAGACCCGGAAGGAGGTGCACCGTGAGCCCCGCACCGCGACAAGGGCCGACGGACGCCGACCTGCTCGCCCTCGTCCGGGCGGCCGCCGACGCCGTCGACCCGGTCCCCGAGGGCGTGCTCGCCGCCGCGCGCGCCAGCCTGACCTGGCTCGACGTCGACGCCGAGCTCGCCCGGCTCGTCGAGGACTCCGCGCTCACCGGCGCGGTCGGCGTCCGCAGCGGTGGCGGCCCGCGGCTGCTCACCTTCGAGGGGGGCCAGGGCGACGTCGTGCTGGTGGAGGTGGAGGAGCGCCCGGGCGACCGCCGCCGGCTCACCGGCCAGCTCGTGCCGGGGCGACCGGTCGACGTCGAGGTCCGCCGCACGAGCGGGTCGAGCACCGTGCGGGCCGACGAGCTCGGCCGCTTCGCCCTCGACGACGTGGAGGCCGGCCCGCTGAGCCTCGCCTGCCGGCTGGAGGAGGGCCGGGGCGCGCTCGTCACGCCCTGGACGAGCGTCTAGCGCGCCTCGAACGGCAGCACCTCGGCCGGCCCCTCCGTGCCCGCGACGGCGGAGGTCGTCCGCCGGACGTGGTGGCGGCGGCAGAGGACCTCGTACGCGACCTCGCCCCCGGCCTGCGGCGCCGCCGGCTCGCCCGACGGGCCGCTGTCGCGGACGTCGCCGACGACGACCGTGGCGCCCTCGGTCACCATGGCCCCGTCGACGGTGCGCGCGTTGTGCGTCGCGCGCGCACCGCACCAGCACAGGGCCTCGACCTGCAGCAGCTCGAACCGGTCGGCGAGCTCGATGAGCCGCGCGGAGCCGGGGAAGAGCCGGCCGCGGAAGTCCGTGGTGAGGCCGAACGCCATGACGTCCACACCCAGGTCGTCCACGAGCGCCGCGAGCTGCTCGACCTGCTCCGGCGTGTAGAACATCGCCTCGTCGCACACGAGGTAGTCGACGCGCTCCCCGGCCGTCATGCGCCCGCGCACCAGCGCGCCCAGGTCGAGCCCGGGCGTCACCTCCACCGCCGGGACGACGAGCCCGAGCCGGCTGGACACCCTGCTCTCCCCCGCGCGGTCGTGCGCCGTCAGCACGATGCCGCGCAGCCCGCGCGCCCGGCGGTTGTGGTCGAGCTGCAGGGCGAGCGTGGACTTGCCGCAGTCCATCGTGCCGGAGAAGAAGACGAGCTCGGCCACGGCGGCGGGGACCTCCAGGTGCAGGGCGTGCAGGGCGTGCAGGGCGGGCGGGTGCTGGGCCGGGCTCAGGTGCGCAGGGACAGCAGCGGCACGAGGGCCTCCTCCGGCGTGAGCGAGCCGTGCAGCCCGACGAGGTCGAGGAGCCAGGCGGGCGTGGTGGCCGAGTCGACGAGGCTCGCG
The sequence above is a segment of the Vallicoccus soli genome. Coding sequences within it:
- a CDS encoding thymidine kinase, whose translation is MAELVFFSGTMDCGKSTLALQLDHNRRARGLRGIVLTAHDRAGESRVSSRLGLVVPAVEVTPGLDLGALVRGRMTAGERVDYLVCDEAMFYTPEQVEQLAALVDDLGVDVMAFGLTTDFRGRLFPGSARLIELADRFELLQVEALCWCGARATHNARTVDGAMVTEGATVVVGDVRDSGPSGEPAAPQAGGEVAYEVLCRRHHVRRTTSAVAGTEGPAEVLPFEAR